The DNA region ccaccaccaccagtcatCCCGGTAAactcaccgccaacccccgCTGAATCGGAGCAGTCGACCGTTGTCAACGGAGACGCTCCACTGCCACCGGCAACCGGACCCACATCAATAACATCAGCCGAGCATGTGCTTCCGCCAAGCACCGGTGAAGCCATATCGGCGCCCAAAACGGGGACCGAgaatgacgatgaggatgatgcaAACAGGGAttcgggagaggaggcagaCTCGGAATCAGAGAACGAATCTGTTTACAGCACGATATCCGAAGATTTGGCCCATTTCCAGCCAAGAGCCGAGTGGACATCTGATCTTTCGGATGACGATGGGTTGCAACCCGTCCCATCACCCTTCCGGTTTAACAGCCCCGACGATGTCGGCACCGCCGTACGCACCTCGATGGGATCAAAACGCactcggaggaggagagccgTGAGAGAAGAGGCATCCTGGAATCCGGGTCTCGCATGCTTCGAAGCCCGCCGTGACGCCTGGACAGGTGCCCGGACCGTCCGCGTGAAGCCGAAACCGGCTCCCCCCACTTCGCCGTCTACCGGCCGCCGACTTTCGTTCTGGAGACTTCATCGCACCGAGTCATCCAGCTCTCAGCACTCTACTCCGGGCTCGGCGCCACCCCAAGCCTCCCCCATCAATCCAACGGAAACCCGCACCTCGCACCAAACCGACATCTCGgccatcacccctcccctctccgaATCCGACTCGACCAAAGAGCAGCCTATTCAGCAGACCACATCCCACGAGTCCAACACGGTCTATCCAGTCGAAACACTCATTCCCGTTCCAGCTCCGTTACTCCCGCCACAAAACCCCATGCGCGCATCCATCACCCCGTCCATGTACTCTTCTCTCTACGATAAACTCGTCGTCCAAGGCCTCCAACCAGCCTGCCCGGTAAATCTGTCGGATATGATCCGCGCCTGCGTCGTGGGCTGGAAACGCGACGGCGAATGGCCACCACGATCCAACTACACGGCTCCGTTTCCTGTTCCTGTAGCCGCCACCACGGCCGAACTCGTTGCCATGCGTCAGAGAAAGgcgcagcaacaacaaaagaTTAATGCCGCCAGGAAGGCCGCCGCGAGCACTTCTCCACCGgtgtcctcctcgcctgggtcgacggtgaggaggatgagcttTGGGTTCCTGGGGAAAACCACCACGCATGAGGAGCATAAAGATAATAGCCATAGTGATGAGACGGGGAGCGGAAAGGCGCTGTTTAGGAGGAGTCTGCAGAGGGTGTTGAGTTTGGGACAgcatgggcatgggcatcCGGTGGGGAGCCCGCcgcagagggaggtgatgggggctGCCTTGGGGGCTGCTATGACTTAGGGATGAATAGGAGGGTGATGTATATGAGGTCGTATGATTTTTGGACTCTTTTAGCGATTGGATATGGGAAGCtagggggatgatgatgatggtggtggtggtggtggtgttttttcAAAGGCAAAGGGCATAGTTTGATATTGGTACTGATGATACCGTGATACCCCCGATCTTTTTgttctcttttttttggcgTTGTTTTGAGGTGTATAGTTAGGGTAATGATGGGCATTGCTACGGATTATGTTGTTTGTATTTTGGGGAATCCACCACTTTGGCGTTGTTACTGTCTTGCCCCCAGTGCAGAACTTTACCCATGTCAACGGTCAAAATGAAGCCCGCttcagtcatcaaacatATACCTTTGAGTAAACTCAGAGGGTAAACCCACGCTTCAAACTGATCCGTCACCCCcacctctttctcctcctccttcctctttccccccattcccaaccctcacccgATTCGCACTTGtactcccctccttcctccaccacccctccccccgcttCTCATCCCCCCATAAAGGCGTCTTGTCAAGACTGAACTGGACGACTTCCGGTCTGGCGTAGTGACCGTTGCTGTCGATCCAGACCTTGACGGTTTTGAGGTCTGAGAGGTCGATCTCGGCTTTGACGAGGACATCACCCGATTTGCCGCCTTCCACTGGGGCCGCGAGGAGGGAGCAAaaggggtggatgatggaggacCAGCCGCCGCCTGGCTTGACGAAGGATTGGGGGCCGAGGTTGGCGGCCATCCAGTCGAGGCAGGTCTGATCGACGTAGTTCGAAGCCACCAAGACAAACACTTGGGCGGTTAGGGCGTGGGTTTTGGCTAGGGCTTCGATCTGGGCGTTGGCGGTTGATTCGAAgccggagagggtggagagggcgggcCAGGCGGCGATGTGGATGTGCTTGATCCAACACACTAGGTTAGCATTGAGTgggatcttttttttttttctttttccctagttgggggggtggtaaTACCTGGTTTTGGGCTATGAGGGCTTGGCGGGCACCGTTCATGGTGTTTTCCCAGCAGGCCAAACCGCCGACGTTGAACCCACCCACTGCGGCAAGGGGTTTTACGTCGAGGGTTGCGCCGCCGCCCTGAGCCCAGACCATCCTCTCAACATAGGTAGGCTGCAGCTTCCGATGGACAGAGACAATCTCCCCGTCGGAATCCATCATGACCTGCGAGTTGAAGAGGGTGTACCCACCCTCCATCCGCTCCGACACCCCTAGGCTGATCCCCacgtttttttctttgcagGCTTGGGCCACGGCGGCTAGGTCGGATGATACGACGACTGATTCTTCTGCGTATCTTGCCAGAGCTGGAGATGTGTCAGTAATGGGAGGTGGAATAGggagcggggggagggggagggggggcgacAAACCAGGAGCTTGCGTAATAGGGGGGTAGCACTCAATAAAATAGGGGTATCCAGGGACAAACGTCTCGGGAAAAGCCAAGAACCTGACTTGTTCAGAGGCAGCTTGCTCAATAAGACTGATCACTTTGGCCAAGGTGGCGGATTTGTTCATAAAGATTGGGGAGGCGTGGACGGCTGCTACTTTGAACTTTGTTTCTGAGGGCGCCATTTTGGATGCTGGTTTTCTTGAATGGAGTGAAGAGAAATAGGGGGTTGGATACGGTAATGTGGACGTCTTGTGTCACAAGTAAATATATGACGAACTTGTTTATGAACTATACGCTCTCGCTCACTCAGTCAGAACGTGGGCTGGTAAAAAAGGACAAGGCCCAAAAGATAACAGCAGCGGGGTAAAAACCTGGAGAAAGCGGGGGAATCTTTTGTGAGGAGAAAAATCATGGGGATGCTTGCCTGTTCATATCTAGACTAGATCGACCAATGCCGGCCGTCTTGgggatatatatatatgtaaGTAGTAAGCCGTGAAACGATAGCTCTGTTTTCTTCTGGTGATTGAGTGGTGTAGATCGGACTCTGACTGCATAACCTGTAAAAGACTGAGATAAGAgcagcaagaaaaagaaaagaactACCTGCTATGAATGCTAAATTACCGTGCTCTTGATCACCGCTAGTGTTGAGAGTATCCGATCTACCAGAACCCCATTGCTAATTCATCGATAAAagaccacccctccccaaaaagaGACGGCgtccacccatccatcgtCTCGTCTTTATCACATTAATCCAACACTTCATCTCTCTTGGCTCGTCGACTCATCCAACAACCAAGTTTCTCTACCTACACACCCACCCCATAATCAcatctccccttcccatgtCACATCCCCGAAACCCTCATAGCACCATACCCAACcgtcaccacaaccaccaacgTCAAAACACTACTCGGCACCCCCCTGCTGATAAAATGCTTCACCTGCAAATACCTCTGCCCCGCCGGGTCCTCCTTCATAATAGCAGCTATCAAACCAGTCAGCCTCCGTCCCATTCATCATCAGGATTAAAAAAATAGAATGAAAAGTAGGAAAACTTACTCATATTTGGAAACCCACTCGTCGGCAACCCCATCGCAGCACTGCACATCAGCACCCccgtcatcaccaacaagttCGGATGCggctcctccagccccttgCCAACATTGTACACCAGCGGCAAAATAATCAACGCCGCCACCGTGTGACTGATAAAAGTCGCAATCACCAAAATCAAAGTTGAAAACACGACCAAAATCCCATACAGCGAAAAGTCCTCAACCTGAGCCGTGATCTCCCTCGTGACGGTGTGCAACAAGCCAGAAGAGTTCACCGCCTTGCCCAACGACaaccccccagcagcaagaatGATAATGGTCCAGGGAAAGTTGTTAAAGTCTTCTTTCGTGAGGATACCAACGCCAAAGAAGAGCACAATGGGGATGATAGCGATGACGCCCATGTCGCCAAAGACATTCTCCAAAGTGTGAGACGCGCACCAGAGGCCGATCGTGGCGACGGTGACGATTGTCACAAACCACTGGATACCCGTGAAAGGGTCCTTGATGGGGCGGGTGGGCACAATGGTGGTGCCACGCCCGGGTTTGAACgtcaccagcagcaagatcCAGATCAGAACCAGCGAGATGATCCCGACAGGAATGACAATAAAAAACCACTGCCCCCACGTCGGCGCCGGCTCCATGATACCGATGGCCACCACGTTCT from Podospora pseudocomata strain CBS 415.72m chromosome 3, whole genome shotgun sequence includes:
- a CDS encoding hypothetical protein (COG:S; EggNog:ENOG503P3VG); amino-acid sequence: MHSDEGGPEAPTDTDTTPINKDPATATAILDERDTAHDASQDGTGAATATAVRLTSPDLGGPGLLGSGIIPLSAPVTPHSQHPPGQRQLPPAPPIYYKVTPAPSPSREANGGDHDLSVNYPPNNNHTPKAMIFSDLYKSPRSPFSKLRNSLPHHPPPPSDIDADLVSKDKAKQKEAVKRYLAERVKNDWEFTWPPVTPSSPPPPVIPVNSPPTPAESEQSTVVNGDAPLPPATGPTSITSAEHVLPPSTGEAISAPKTGTENDDEDDANRDSGEEADSESENESVYSTISEDLAHFQPRAEWTSDLSDDDGLQPVPSPFRFNSPDDVGTAVRTSMGSKRTRRRRAVREEASWNPGLACFEARRDAWTGARTVRVKPKPAPPTSPSTGRRLSFWRLHRTESSSSQHSTPGSAPPQASPINPTETRTSHQTDISAITPPLSESDSTKEQPIQQTTSHESNTVYPVETLIPVPAPLLPPQNPMRASITPSMYSSLYDKLVVQGLQPACPVNLSDMIRACVVGWKRDGEWPPRSNYTAPFPVPVAATTAELVAMRQRKAQQQQKINAARKAAASTSPPVSSSPGSTVRRMSFGFLGKTTTHEEHKDNSHSDETGSGKALFRRSLQRVLSLGQHGHGHPVGSPPQREVMGAALGAAMT
- a CDS encoding hypothetical protein (COG:E; EggNog:ENOG503NX61); the protein is MAPSETKFKVAAVHASPIFMNKSATLAKVISLIEQAASEQVRFLAFPETFVPGYPYFIECYPPITQAPALARYAEESVVVSSDLAAVAQACKEKNVGISLGVSERMEGGYTLFNSQVMMDSDGEIVSVHRKLQPTYVERMVWAQGGGATLDVKPLAAVGGFNVGGLACWENTMNGARQALIAQNQHIHIAAWPALSTLSGFESTANAQIEALAKTHALTAQVFVLVASNYVDQTCLDWMAANLGPQSFVKPGGGWSSIIHPFCSLLAAPVEGGKSGDVLVKAEIDLSDLKTVKVWIDSNGHYARPEVVQFSLDKTPLWGDEKRGEGWWRKEGSTSANRVRVGNGGKEEGGGERGGGDGSV